The DNA window CGAGGTCGAACCGGACGGCGGACTGCAAAGCGTCTACGGTATCGACGGGCGCCACGATTTGACGGAGCAGCGGCTGGATCATCTGGAGGGATACCGGGGCTCCCGGCCGGTGCGGGTCGGCAACGCCGCCTTTTGCCAACTGCAGTTGGACATCTATGGGGAGCTATTCGACTCGATGTATTTGTACAACAAGCACGTCATGCCGATCGGCTACGACGCCTGGTTGCACATCCGGCGGCAACTCGATTGGCTCGGGAAACACTGGCAGGAGCCGGACGAAGGGATCTGGGAGGTCAGGGGAGGCCGCAAGCAATTCGTCCATACCAAACTGATGAGTTGGGTGGCGATGGACCGCGGGGTCCGATTGGCGGAGAAGCGATCGTTTCCCGCCGATATCGAACAGTGGCGGCACATCCGTGACCGCGTGTATGAAGACATCATGAACAAGGGCTGGAATCACGACCGACAGGCCTTTGTGCAACAGTACGGAAGCGATCGGCTGGATGCAGCCGCGCTATTGATGCCGCTGGTCTTCTTCCTGGCGCCGAACGATCCGCGCATGCTCCGCACGTTGGACGCCATCACTCGATCACCGGAGGAGGGGGGACTCGTGTCCGACGGCCTCGTCTATCGGTACGACAGCGCTTCCGATTCGGACGGCCTGCACGGGAAGGAAGGCACGTTTACGATGTGTTCCTTCTGGCTCGTTGAGGCGCTCACGAGGGCGGGACGATTCGAGCCGAGCAAATTGGCGGAAGCTCGCTTACTCTTTGAGCGGATGTTGGGTCACGCCAACCACCTAGGCCTCTACGGAGAACAAATCGGGGAGAGCGGTGAGACGCTGGGCAATTTTCCGCAAGCCTTCACCCATATTGCCCTCATCAGTGCGGCCAGCAATCTGGATCGAGCCTTAGACGACAAACGGGTCGCCTGAGCCATGCCAGCTCGGGAGAGGCCCAGGTTCATCACGTGATTCTCCACCTTACAATGAGGCTATGGCGCGCGGACCGGAACAGGGTGCCTGTCCGTCGTTCCGCCGTCAGCACACCAACGTGGAGGGTCGCATGGCACGCTACAGCCGAGGTTCACAGAACATGGTGAAGCGAGCGCTGCACAAGCGGAAGCGGGGCACGCTCAGGAGCGGGCGCAGCGGGAGAAAAGTCACCAGCCGAGAGCAGGCCATTGCCATCGGGCTGTCGGAGGCACGGGCCAAGGGTCTGAAGGTTCCCCGAAAGCGACGCTCTCCTTAGCCATTGTCGATCACGACGAGGCGGATGGCTGACATGCAGGCCATCCGCCATCGCGCGCTAATCCTTCATCTTTTCCTTCAACTCTTTGACGTTACCTTTTCCTCGTTCCACGGCGCCTTTCATCTTACCTTTCGCGCGTTCGATCTCGGCTTTCGTCTCATTTCCCTTCGCCTCTTCCATGAGGGCCTTGGCCTCCCCCTTGCCTTCCTCCATCGAACCTTTGACTTCTCCTTTAGCCTTTTCCATCTTGGCCTTCGCCTCACTGGCCTCCGACAAACCGAGACCGCCGCTGAACAGTAACGCCCCGACGACACAGGCGAACATGAACCATTTCATGATGCGACTCCTTTCTTGAGGGATGGAACCAGGTGAGCAAGGGCAGGTGTGCGATCCCCACACATCTGCATGGTTTTGACGCTCACCATAGCGCCAGCCGGCGCGTAACCATCCTAGGCCAATCCCTAGTTTGTGGGTCCCGCAGCCCTCAATACAGAAACGCCGAGAGGAGCGACCGGAAGAGCGACCATGGACGGACGTGATTTGCATGGATCACCGAGTCCATTGAACAGGTGCGTCATGCATTGAACCTGGCGGCAGGCGTCCGTGTTGACATGGATAGGCCGTTGGCGTAGAGACGTGACGAGGCGCAGGCACACGACGGGGAAGCGGTAGAAACTGTCCGAGGAACTAATACTCCTTACACATGAATCTCCGTAAGTCATTGTAATCTAAGCCAACCGTTCAACGTGTCATCGCTTTTTCCTGCAAACGAATTTGATGGTAAATATACTGACAGAGGTACGGTCGGAACTGAATTTGTTGTCAACGGTTCGGCATGGCGTAATGTGTTGATATATAACAGAAACATTTTTCAGACCATGGCATATATCTGACGTCTCTCCCGAAAACGACGGCAGCTTAAAACGAGAGTAGAATGGCGGCTTCGGCGGTCCTCGACGACAGGAGTAGATCGATGCAGCAGTCACGATTCTCCGAAGAATAGATCGTCTATCCCGCCTATCCC is part of the Nitrospiraceae bacterium genome and encodes:
- a CDS encoding glycoside hydrolase family 15 protein yields the protein MPYSPIEDYGLIGNLRTAALVNKSGGIDWLCLPAFDSPSVFAAILDDQTGGRFDIKPETEHLRTKQFYWPDANVLVTRFLSPDGIGEIEDFMPVGIADDSPWCNHLIRRVKVTRGELRFGLRCQPACDYARQRHELHLSLLEAVFATPTISVGLVSTVPLTQDAGNVCATFVLAAGQEAVFAFGPVRPDSRVRCAPSSAEAQTILQQTVDYWHRWLSKSTYHGRWREMVNRSALALKLMTYEPTGAIVASPTCSLPETIGGERNWDYRYTWLRDAAFTLYGLLRLGFTEEAHHFMEWLGQRMGEVEPDGGLQSVYGIDGRHDLTEQRLDHLEGYRGSRPVRVGNAAFCQLQLDIYGELFDSMYLYNKHVMPIGYDAWLHIRRQLDWLGKHWQEPDEGIWEVRGGRKQFVHTKLMSWVAMDRGVRLAEKRSFPADIEQWRHIRDRVYEDIMNKGWNHDRQAFVQQYGSDRLDAAALLMPLVFFLAPNDPRMLRTLDAITRSPEEGGLVSDGLVYRYDSASDSDGLHGKEGTFTMCSFWLVEALTRAGRFEPSKLAEARLLFERMLGHANHLGLYGEQIGESGETLGNFPQAFTHIALISAASNLDRALDDKRVA